A genome region from Anastrepha obliqua isolate idAnaObli1 chromosome 4, idAnaObli1_1.0, whole genome shotgun sequence includes the following:
- the LOC129244277 gene encoding trypsin-like, producing the protein MANKFICTLLLIAVWATSTSADGIENGSPTTIKAHPYVVSLQGTDGTRVCGGALIDSTTVVTAAQCLANYDVSQLVVGVSNGTQIVKIAKSTFDVNFDYVTMENDVAVVILEKAVSVGSIQLASSEPKTGASGVVTGWSASNALVDVSETIITATDCVSGEYSYEEGEVLSTMLCGLAKNEACNALPGSPLVYNKKLVGLVSWGYGCANSANPAVFTNIASVKSWIKKAVKSL; encoded by the coding sequence ATGGCCAACAAATTCATTTGCACTTTATTGCTGATTGCCGTATGGGCCACAAGCACATCCGCCGATGGAATAGAGAATGGTAGTCCCACCACTATTAAGGCACATCCCTACGTCGTCTCTCTACAAGGAACCGATGGAACACGCGTCTGCGGTGGTGCTTTAATCGATTCGACGACCGTTGTCACAGCTGCTCAATGCTTGGCTAACTACGACGTTTCACAATTGGTCGTGGGTGTAAGCAACGGTACTCAGATAGTAAAAATTGCAAAGAGTACCTTCGATGTTAACTTCGATTATGTGACCATGGAAAATGATGTTGCCGTCGTAATATTGGAAAAGGCAGTAAGCGTTGGTTCGATTCAATTAGCTAGCTCAGAACCAAAAACTGGTGCCAGTGGTGTAGTCACCGGTTGGTCTGCAAGCAATGCTCTGGTAGATGTTTCGGAGACTATCATAACTGCCACTGATTGCGTTTCTGGAGAGTACAGTTACGAAGAGGGTGAAGTTTTGAGTACAATGTTGTGTGGCCTCGCTAAAAACGAAGCTTGCAACGCTCTACCTGGAAGTCCTTTggtatacaacaaaaaattggttGGTTTGGTTTCCTGGGGTTATGGCTGTGCCAACAGTGCCAATCCAGCTGTTTTCACCAACATCGCTTCAGTGAAATCATGGATAAAAAAAGCTGTAAAgagtttgtaa